A region of the Oscillospiraceae bacterium genome:
TTATGGTTGAAAATCGCCTTGCGATTTTCTTATAATTCAATTATAAAATATTATACCATATTTCCAAAAAAAATGCAACTTTTCAAAAAAGCACCGCAGTTCAAAAACTGCGGCACAAAAATTATTTATAGGCCTTTGGATTATCTGTAACACCTGCAAGAAAATCTATACTTGTATCATAGAATTTTGCAAGCTTTATGAAAATATCAATAGGAACATTTAAATTTCCCAGCTCATAATCAGAATATGTTGTTTGGTGAATTTTTAAAATTTCAGCCATTTGTGCCTGTGTTAAATCCCTATCCTCTCGCATATCCCTTAATCTCTTAAACATCATAATCCCTCCATAGCTAAATTATGCCTTAAGGGAATATGCCTTATTGACTTTTAAGGGAAATTCCCTTAAATGGTTTGTGAAAGGGTGAATATATTATGCAAAGCTGTAGTTTTATAGGACATAAAAATTGTCCGAAAGAAATCAAGGGGCGTCTTTTATATGAAATAGAAAAACTCATTACAAATAAAGGTGTTAACAAATTTTATGTTGGTACACAGGGTGGATTTGATAAGTTGGTATATGAAACACTTTGTGAACTTGAGAAAAAATATGAAATAGATATAAATGTAGTTTTAGCTTATTTAAACCGAACCCCAAGCAACCAATATTACGACCTTGAAAAAACCATTTTTCCTGATGAATTAACTAAAACCCCTTTACCTTATGCTATTAGACTAAGAAACTCTTTTATGATTACTTATTTAAATGTACCGTTTTCCAATGCATATAAAAATGTCGAAGAGGCTATACGAAAGAAAAAGCAAGTAATCAATTTAGGAAATTTTGATATTGAAAGTATTATATAATATTTTAAAAAAGCACCGCAGTTCAAAAACTGCGGCGCAAAAATTATTTATATGCCATTATCTATAACACCTGCAATAAAATCTATACTTGTATCATAGAATTTTGCAAGCTTGATTTTCTAATTTCTAACCTCGTATTCTGTAGGCAAGCTTATCTTGGTTGTGCCAATCTGAGTGTAATCACTGCTTCCACCTCGAGAGTCTATTAAATACAGGCGAACCAATTTACCGTTTTCAAAATAAATCTTAATTTCAGCGTTTGATTGGTTATATATGTAAGCTTTTTCT
Encoded here:
- a CDS encoding helix-turn-helix transcriptional regulator; the protein is MFKRLRDMREDRDLTQAQMAEILKIHQTTYSDYELGNLNVPIDIFIKLAKFYDTSIDFLAGVTDNPKAYK